From a single Nicotiana tomentosiformis chromosome 2, ASM39032v3, whole genome shotgun sequence genomic region:
- the LOC104115210 gene encoding 1-aminocyclopropane-1-carboxylate synthase 3: MKLLSKKVMCNSHGQDSSYFLGWQEYEKNPYDETRNPKGIIQMGLAENQLSFDLLESWLAQNPDAAGFKRNGESIFRELALFQDYHGLPAFKNALAQFMAEIRGNKVSFDSNKLVLTAGATSANETLMFCLADHGDAFLLPTPYYPGFDRDLKWRTGAEIVPIECTSSNGFRITESALEEAYQEAKRRNLRVKGVLVTNPSNPLGTTLGNQEIQLLLTFISTKNIHLISDEIYSGAVFNSPSFVSVMEILIENNYMNSEVWDRVHIVYSLSKDLGLPGFRIGAIYSNDELVVAAATKMSSFGLISSQTQYLLSAMLSDKKFTKMYISENQKRLKKRHEMLVQGLQNAGISCLDSNAGLFCWVDMRHLLRSNTFDEEIELWKKIVYDVGLNISPGSSCHCTEPGWFRACFANMSEDTLNLAIQRLKAFVDSTNNNIQNHHQSSLSSKKKSFSKWVFRLSFNDGRQRER; this comes from the exons ATGAAGCTCCTATCGAAGAAAGTGATGTGTAACTCGCACGGACAAGATTCTTCATACTTCCTAGGATGGCAAGAGTACGAGAAGAACCCATACGATGAAACTCGGAATCCTAAAGGAATAATCCAGATGGGTCTTGCAGAGAATCAG CTCTCTTTCGATTTACTAGAGTCATGGCTTGCTCAAAACCCAGATGCAGCTGGATTTAAGAGAAACGGAGAGTCAATATTTAGAGAGCTTGCCCTATTTCAAGATTATCACGGCCTTCCAGCTTTCAAAAAC GCATTGGCTCAATTCATGGCAGAAATAAGAGGGAACAAAGTGAGCTTTGATTCAAACAAGCTTGTACTAACAGCCGGCGCCACTTCTGCAAATGAGACACTCATGTTTTGTCTCGCCGATCATGGCGATGCTTTTCTCCTTCCCACTCCATACTACCCTGG ATTTGACAGAGATCTAAAATGGAGAACGGGGGCTGAGATTGTGCCAATAGAATGCACGAGTTCTAATGGCTTTAGAATAACAGAATCCGCTCTTGAAGAAGCTTACCAAGAAGCCAAAAGACGAAACCTTAGAGTTAAAGGAGTTCTTGTGACAAACCCTTCAAACCCATTGGGCACAACATTAGGCAATCAAGAAATTCAACTCCTTTTAACCTTCATTTCTACAAAAAACATCCATCTCATTAGCGATGAAATCTATTCTGGTGCTGTTTTTAACTCGCCTAGCTTCGTTAGTGTCATGGAAATACTAATAGAAAACAACTACATGAACTCCGAAGTATGGGATCGAGTTCACATTGTCTATAGCCTTTCAAAAGATTTAGGTCTCCCAGGGTTTCGAATTGGTGCCATTTATTCCAACGACGAATTAGTTGTCGCTGCAGCCACAAAAATGTCCAGTTTCGGATTAATTTCATCCCAAACTCAGTACCTTCTCTCGGCCATGCTCTCTGACAAAAAATTCACAAAAATGTATATCTCCGAAAATCAAAAGAGGCTCAAGAAAAGACATGAAATGCTAGTTCAAGGTCTTCAAAATGCTGGAATTAGTTGCCTTGATAGCAATGCTGGCTTGTTTTGTTGGGTTGACATGAGACATCTCTTAAGATCAAATACTTTTGATGAAGAAATTGAATTATGGAAGAAAATAGTGTACGACGTTGGACTAAATATTTCCCCTGGATCCTCGTGTCATTGTACAGAACCGGGGTGGTTTCGTGCATGTTTCGCTAACATGTCCGAGGATACGCTAAACCTCGCCATACAACGTTTGAAGGCTTTTGTTGATTCTAccaataacaacatccaaaatCACCACCAGTCAAGTTTGAGTTCAAAGAAGAAGTCATTCTCCAAGTGGGTTTTTCGACTATCCTTTAATGACGGCCGTCAAAGAGAACGATAA
- the LOC138905640 gene encoding uncharacterized protein, whose protein sequence is MEKFCLHLMGTKVIFHTDHAVLRYLLSKKDSKARLMQWVLLLQEFDLEIQDYKGSENQVADHLSRLEEEGRPHDGLEINDFFLDEHLLAISMTKMPWFADLANYLVSGIASNEFSSNQRNKLKWNFLDYYWNEPYLFRICTDGVIRRCKGGAKDF, encoded by the coding sequence atggagaagttttgCCTgcacttgatgggtacaaaggtgattttCCACACCGATCATGCGGTGCTTCGATATTTgttgagcaagaaagattcaaaggcaAGGTTAATGCAGTGGGTGCTTCtcttgcaagagtttgatctagagattcaagactacaagggtagtgaaaaccaagtggcggaccatttgtctcgtttggaggaggaggggaggccacatgatggccttgagataaatgatttcTTCCTCGATGAGCatcttctagccatttcaatgaccaagatgccatggttcgccgacttagccaattatcttgtgagtggtattgcatcgaatgagttctcttcaaaccaaaggaataaGCTCAAATGGAATTTCCTTGACTATTATTGGAATGAGCCATATCTCTTCCgaatttgtaccgatggtgtcATTCGACGATGCAAAGGTGGAGCCAAGGACTTTTGA